One region of Bosea sp. 29B genomic DNA includes:
- a CDS encoding DSD1 family PLP-dependent enzyme, translated as MSKALFGAAALNEKLVGDPGSRARLETPAAVLDLDQFEHNIALMAETCRGAGLNLRPHAKSHKCAEITRRQMAAGALGNCCAKPGELLALLEGGARDLLLSAPIASPAKIDALARAAAAGGRIGVVVDRADLATAYAEAARRHGTAFDVLVDLDVGLKRSGIATPAEAVELARLVSGLDGLRYRGVQAYQGRVQHIDDFAARRAANQEMGRLLASMIEALREAGFAPEIVSGGGTGSHLLDGEDRLLTEIQAGSYVFMDEAYDSVDMHGRGGPEFKPALRIAVTVIGHSSLGFAITDGGSKSFALDGPPPRVFLNGELVGRIEWCGDEFGRILPLEGQDALSIGTVVECTVPHCDPTINLHDILHVVRGADLVAQWPVEARGRAD; from the coding sequence ATGAGCAAGGCCTTGTTCGGCGCAGCTGCGCTCAATGAAAAGCTCGTCGGCGATCCCGGCAGCCGGGCGCGTCTGGAGACACCGGCCGCCGTTCTCGACCTCGACCAGTTCGAGCACAATATCGCGCTGATGGCTGAGACCTGCCGCGGGGCCGGGCTGAACCTCAGGCCGCATGCGAAGTCGCATAAATGCGCCGAGATCACGCGCCGGCAAATGGCGGCCGGTGCGCTCGGCAATTGCTGCGCCAAGCCGGGCGAACTGCTGGCGCTGTTGGAGGGCGGTGCGCGCGACCTCCTGCTCAGCGCGCCGATCGCCAGTCCCGCCAAGATCGACGCGCTGGCGCGCGCGGCGGCAGCGGGCGGGCGCATCGGCGTCGTGGTCGACCGGGCCGATCTCGCCACGGCCTACGCCGAGGCTGCGAGGCGGCACGGCACGGCTTTCGACGTGCTGGTCGATCTCGATGTCGGGCTCAAGCGCAGCGGCATCGCGACGCCGGCTGAGGCGGTCGAACTGGCGAGGCTCGTTTCCGGGCTGGACGGGTTGCGCTATCGCGGCGTCCAGGCCTATCAGGGCCGCGTTCAGCATATCGACGACTTCGCCGCGCGCCGCGCCGCCAACCAGGAGATGGGCCGGCTGCTCGCTTCGATGATCGAGGCGCTGCGCGAGGCCGGCTTCGCGCCGGAGATCGTTTCGGGGGGCGGCACCGGCAGCCATCTCCTCGATGGCGAGGACCGGTTGCTGACCGAGATCCAGGCTGGCTCCTATGTCTTCATGGACGAGGCCTATGACAGCGTCGACATGCACGGCCGCGGCGGGCCGGAGTTCAAGCCGGCGCTGCGCATCGCCGTCACCGTGATCGGCCACAGTTCGCTCGGCTTCGCCATCACCGATGGCGGCAGCAAGAGTTTTGCGCTCGATGGCCCGCCGCCGCGTGTCTTCCTGAATGGCGAACTGGTCGGGCGGATCGAATGGTGTGGCGACGAGTTCGGCCGCATCCTGCCTCTAGAGGGGCAGGATGCGCTATCGATCGGTACGGTCGTCGAATGCACGGTCCCGCATTGCGACCCGACGATCAACCTGCACGACATCCTGCATGTCGTGCGCGGCGCCGACCTCGTGGCGCAATGGCCGGTCGAGGCGCGCGGCCGCGCCGACTGA
- a CDS encoding hydantoinase B/oxoprolinase family protein encodes MSMREIDPITLEVIRNALASTADEMALIVMRSAYSPVVRDIMDYSTALCDAKGRVIAQGLTLPIQLCSFPRIMGFVRERYGDTLEPGDILIANDPYGSGGQHLPDIYILKPIFVDGRLSGFAATVAHHTDLGGIVPGSVAIYATEIQQEGLRLPLLKLYGAGEPVDAVFRILEANTRSPIEVLGDIRAQIAACNVAEEGLKTLIGRYGAQELDSYIDALHDHAEGMMRDVIRALPNGVYRATDYIDGVGENPEPLPIVATVTVADDTIDIDFTGTADQVAASINCPISLPESASFCAIRCLSQQDIPNCEGYLRPITVRAPEGCLVNPRYPAACGARGVVGYRVFDAIMQALAQIVPERAIGGSEGGPYLLAGGGMHEGRPFVLNEMVVGTWGARAGKDGIEGISNPAANLSNQPVEMIEADMPVEVLCYGLVPDTGGPGEFRGGLSLIREFRFLAPVRFVLRGDRRDHPPFGFEGGSPGAPSAHILIRADGTEQSLPTMPMESFAARAGDVFRLIGAGGGGYGDALKRDPIRVEDDLREGKVTVEGAARDYGVVFAADGVSVDRDATAHHRAALAEART; translated from the coding sequence ATGAGCATGCGCGAGATCGACCCGATCACCCTCGAAGTGATCCGCAACGCGCTGGCCTCGACCGCCGACGAGATGGCGCTGATCGTGATGCGCTCGGCCTATTCGCCTGTCGTGCGCGACATCATGGATTACTCGACCGCGCTCTGCGATGCGAAGGGCCGGGTGATCGCGCAGGGCCTGACCCTGCCGATCCAGCTCTGCTCCTTCCCGCGCATCATGGGTTTCGTCCGCGAGCGCTATGGCGACACGTTGGAGCCGGGCGACATCCTGATCGCCAACGACCCCTATGGCTCGGGCGGCCAGCATCTGCCCGACATCTACATTCTGAAGCCGATCTTCGTGGACGGCCGGCTTTCGGGCTTTGCCGCCACCGTGGCGCATCATACCGATCTCGGCGGCATCGTGCCCGGCTCGGTTGCGATCTACGCCACCGAGATCCAACAGGAAGGCCTGCGCCTGCCGCTGCTGAAGCTCTATGGGGCCGGTGAGCCGGTCGACGCGGTTTTCCGTATCCTCGAGGCGAATACCCGCTCGCCGATCGAGGTGCTCGGCGACATTCGCGCCCAGATCGCGGCCTGCAACGTCGCCGAGGAAGGCTTGAAGACGCTGATCGGCCGCTACGGCGCCCAGGAACTGGACAGCTATATCGACGCGCTGCACGACCATGCCGAGGGGATGATGCGGGACGTGATCCGCGCTCTACCGAACGGCGTCTATCGCGCCACCGACTATATCGATGGCGTCGGCGAGAACCCTGAGCCGCTGCCGATCGTCGCGACCGTCACCGTCGCCGACGACACGATCGACATCGATTTCACCGGCACCGCCGACCAGGTCGCGGCCTCGATCAACTGCCCGATCTCGCTGCCTGAATCGGCCTCGTTCTGCGCGATCCGCTGCCTGTCGCAGCAGGATATCCCCAATTGCGAGGGGTACCTGCGGCCGATCACCGTCAGGGCGCCCGAGGGCTGTTTGGTCAATCCGCGCTATCCGGCGGCCTGCGGCGCGCGCGGGGTCGTTGGCTACCGCGTTTTCGACGCGATCATGCAGGCGCTGGCGCAGATCGTGCCGGAGCGCGCCATCGGCGGTTCCGAGGGCGGGCCCTATTTGCTGGCGGGTGGCGGCATGCATGAGGGGAGGCCCTTCGTGCTCAACGAGATGGTGGTCGGCACCTGGGGCGCCCGCGCCGGCAAGGACGGCATCGAGGGCATTTCCAACCCCGCCGCCAACCTCTCCAACCAGCCGGTCGAGATGATCGAGGCCGACATGCCGGTCGAGGTGCTGTGTTATGGGCTGGTGCCGGATACCGGCGGCCCCGGCGAGTTCCGCGGCGGGCTCTCGCTCATTCGCGAATTCCGCTTTCTGGCGCCGGTCCGCTTCGTGCTGCGCGGCGACCGGCGCGATCACCCGCCTTTCGGCTTCGAGGGCGGCAGCCCCGGCGCGCCCTCGGCCCATATCCTGATCCGCGCCGATGGTACGGAGCAGAGCCTGCCGACCATGCCGATGGAGAGCTTCGCTGCTCGGGCTGGAGATGTCTTTCGCCTGATCGGTGCCGGTGGCGGCGGCTATGGCGATGCGCTGAAGCGTGATCCTATTCGCGTCGAGGACGATCTGCGCGAGGGGAAGGTCACGGTAGAGGGCGCCGCCCGGGATTACGGCGTGGTCTTCGCTGCGGATGGTGTGAGCGTCGATCGCGACGCCACGGCCCATCACCGCGCGGCGCTTGCGGAGGCAAGGACATGA